A portion of the Blastopirellula sediminis genome contains these proteins:
- a CDS encoding N-acetylglucosamine-6-phosphate deacetylase: MPDSKFFDLQINGYFGVDFNQDDISADDLHNACAALERDNVGGVLATIITDDIARMAARLSRFVQLRIADPLISRMIAGFHIEGPFISTKVGYVGAHPVAHAKEATWDEMTLLLDAADGLARIVTLAPEQDPEHDVTRRLAKQGIVVSAGHTNASLDQLDASIDAGLSMFTHLGNGCPRLMDRHDNIIQRALSRADQLYFGFIADGAHVPFFALKNYLQITGLDRAFIVSDAISAAGCGPGLYPLGDRVVQVGEDGVPRAEDDSHLIGSGTTMRRMAENLERELGLTPVEIDRLTRMNPRRIMGAAIPAPTRYVAKNGVHPATAP, from the coding sequence ATGCCTGACTCCAAGTTCTTCGACCTGCAAATTAACGGCTACTTCGGCGTCGACTTCAATCAAGACGACATTTCGGCGGACGACCTGCACAACGCTTGCGCGGCGCTAGAGCGCGACAACGTCGGCGGCGTGCTGGCGACGATCATTACCGACGACATCGCGCGGATGGCGGCTCGCTTGTCGCGCTTCGTGCAACTGCGTATCGCCGATCCACTGATTAGCCGCATGATCGCCGGCTTTCATATCGAAGGTCCGTTCATCAGCACCAAGGTCGGCTACGTCGGCGCTCACCCGGTGGCTCACGCCAAAGAGGCGACCTGGGACGAGATGACGCTGCTGCTCGACGCCGCGGACGGACTGGCCCGCATCGTCACGCTGGCTCCTGAACAAGATCCTGAACATGACGTGACGCGTCGTTTGGCCAAACAAGGAATCGTCGTCTCGGCCGGGCACACCAACGCGTCGCTCGACCAACTCGACGCTTCGATTGACGCCGGGCTCTCGATGTTCACGCACCTGGGGAACGGTTGCCCGCGTCTGATGGATCGCCATGACAACATCATTCAGCGTGCTCTTAGTCGAGCCGACCAGCTTTACTTCGGCTTCATCGCCGACGGCGCCCACGTTCCCTTCTTCGCTTTGAAGAACTACCTGCAAATCACCGGCCTCGATCGCGCGTTCATCGTGTCGGATGCAATCTCGGCCGCTGGTTGCGGTCCCGGCTTGTATCCGCTGGGAGATCGAGTCGTGCAGGTCGGCGAAGATGGCGTGCCGCGTGCCGAAGATGACAGCCACCTGATTGGGTCGGGGACGACGATGCGGCGGATGGCCGAGAACCTGGAGCGCGAGCTGGGCCTGACGCCGGTCGAAATCGATCGTCTGACCCGCATGAATCCGCGGCGAATCATGGGCGCCGCGATTCCGGCGCCAACCCGCTATGTCGCCAAGAACGGCGTTCACCCGGCGACCGCGCCGTAA
- a CDS encoding Gfo/Idh/MocA family protein produces MVSVNRRHFLAAASAAAFTSMTSLGRSAEANDELRVVVIGVNSIGNTHLNGFPKIPGVKVVGACDCDSAVLGTRVEEFDKKFGYQLKKYEDLRRVFDDQDVDAVVVGMPNHWHGLATVWGCQAGKDVYTEKPCSHNIWEAGQMAKAAEKYDRIVQIGIQRRSFKHLQDFFQEVHEGALGKIKNVKGLYLSRRESIGRPTSQPTPPATVNHDLWCGPGSTKLERAKYHYDWHWFWDYGNAELGNNGPHILDLCRWAVGAEEFPTAVSSIGGRYAWDDNGQTPNTHLLRYEYAKAPITFEIRDLPTATGKKDTCDYMGLSYGIVIEGEEGTYLGFDTGKVVDPDGKTIREIKGDTGSDGGRQLHRENFVKAVRSRKTSDLNCPVKTGHLSTALCHLGNISHRTGEAVSLSSLSERIQDQPLMSDAAARMTEHLAANGVDVATAAVEMGRTLTIDPTTETFPGDEAANRLLRREYRAPFVVPEQV; encoded by the coding sequence ATGGTTTCGGTCAATCGCCGCCATTTTCTCGCCGCCGCTTCGGCCGCCGCTTTCACTTCGATGACGTCGCTCGGTCGTTCGGCGGAAGCCAATGACGAGTTGCGCGTCGTCGTGATCGGCGTCAACAGCATCGGCAACACCCACTTGAACGGCTTTCCCAAGATTCCCGGCGTCAAAGTCGTGGGGGCTTGCGATTGCGACAGCGCGGTGCTTGGGACGCGAGTTGAAGAGTTTGACAAGAAGTTCGGCTATCAGCTGAAGAAGTACGAAGACCTCCGCCGCGTTTTCGACGATCAAGACGTCGACGCGGTGGTGGTCGGCATGCCGAATCACTGGCACGGGCTGGCGACCGTCTGGGGCTGCCAGGCGGGCAAAGACGTTTACACCGAAAAGCCCTGCTCCCACAACATCTGGGAAGCGGGCCAGATGGCCAAGGCGGCTGAGAAGTACGATCGCATCGTCCAGATCGGCATCCAGCGCCGCAGCTTCAAGCACCTGCAAGACTTCTTCCAGGAAGTGCACGAAGGCGCCCTCGGCAAAATCAAAAACGTGAAGGGGCTTTACCTGTCGCGTCGCGAATCGATCGGCCGTCCGACCTCGCAGCCGACGCCGCCGGCCACGGTCAATCATGACCTCTGGTGCGGACCGGGCTCGACGAAGCTCGAACGGGCCAAGTATCACTACGACTGGCACTGGTTCTGGGATTACGGCAACGCCGAACTCGGCAACAACGGCCCGCACATTCTCGATCTCTGCCGCTGGGCCGTAGGCGCCGAAGAATTTCCGACCGCCGTCTCCAGCATCGGCGGACGTTACGCGTGGGATGACAACGGCCAGACGCCGAATACGCACCTCCTGCGTTATGAATACGCCAAGGCGCCGATCACGTTCGAGATCCGCGACCTGCCGACCGCGACCGGTAAGAAAGATACCTGCGATTACATGGGTCTCAGCTACGGGATCGTGATCGAAGGGGAAGAGGGGACCTACCTCGGATTTGATACCGGGAAGGTGGTTGATCCCGACGGCAAGACGATTCGTGAGATCAAGGGAGACACCGGCAGCGATGGCGGACGTCAGCTTCATCGCGAAAACTTCGTGAAAGCGGTCCGTTCGCGAAAGACCAGCGATCTCAATTGCCCCGTGAAAACGGGTCATCTCTCGACGGCGCTGTGCCATTTGGGGAACATTTCGCATCGAACCGGCGAGGCCGTTTCCCTCTCGTCCCTCTCCGAACGGATCCAGGATCAGCCGCTGATGTCGGACGCCGCCGCTCGAATGACCGAGCATTTGGCCGCCAACGGCGTGGATGTGGCGACCGCCGCCGTCGAAATGGGGCGGACTTTAACGATTGATCCGACGACCGAAACCTTCCCGGGGGACGAAGCGGCCAATCGTCTGCTGCGGCGCGAATATCGGGCGCCGTTCGTCGTTCCAGAACAAGTCTAA
- a CDS encoding glucosamine-6-phosphate deaminase, with the protein MNIQIFDDASQLGVAAARQGAAAIRTAIAEKGFANIIVATGASQFETLAALIAESDIDWSCVTGFHLDEYLGISDQHPASFRLYLRERFVDKVPLKAFHYVDGSDPNPEQVCARLAELIAQHPIDVAFVGIGENGHLAFNDPPADFETDSPYLVVELDEACRKQQAGEGWFATLEDVPTRAISMSCQQILRTKTIICSVPDERKAIAVRNSVEGPVTPDVPASILQNHAETSLFLDKASASELTASSTL; encoded by the coding sequence ATGAATATCCAGATCTTCGACGACGCTTCTCAACTGGGCGTCGCCGCCGCACGTCAGGGCGCCGCCGCTATTCGAACCGCCATCGCTGAGAAAGGTTTCGCCAATATTATCGTCGCCACCGGCGCTTCCCAGTTCGAGACTTTGGCCGCCTTGATCGCCGAGTCCGATATCGACTGGAGCTGCGTGACCGGCTTCCATTTGGACGAGTACCTTGGGATCAGCGATCAGCATCCCGCCTCGTTTCGTCTCTATCTGCGCGAACGATTCGTCGACAAAGTGCCGCTCAAAGCGTTTCACTACGTCGACGGCTCCGATCCGAATCCGGAGCAGGTTTGTGCACGTTTAGCAGAGCTGATCGCCCAGCATCCGATCGACGTCGCCTTTGTCGGCATCGGCGAGAACGGGCACTTGGCCTTCAACGACCCGCCGGCCGATTTCGAGACCGATTCGCCCTACCTGGTGGTCGAATTGGACGAAGCCTGCAGAAAACAGCAGGCGGGCGAAGGTTGGTTCGCTACACTAGAGGATGTCCCGACTCGGGCCATCAGCATGTCTTGTCAACAAATCCTGCGTACCAAGACCATCATTTGCAGCGTCCCTGACGAGCGCAAAGCGATTGCGGTCCGCAACTCGGTGGAAGGTCCCGTAACCCCGGATGTTCCCGCCTCGATTTTGCAAAACCATGCGGAGACGTCGTTGTTTCTCGACAAAGCCTCCGCATCGGAATTGACCGCCTCCTCGACCCTCTAG
- a CDS encoding Gfo/Idh/MocA family protein has translation MKILLSAAIGLAVAAVMSGGANAAETIRIGLIGLDSSHAIAFSKSINAEPSKPELAGAKIVAAFPGGSPDIAASTDRIEGFTKQISDMGIEIVPSIEVLLKKVDAVVINSVDGRVHLKQVKPVFEAGIPVFVDKPMTGSLAEAKELVALSKKTGTPFFSCSCLRYCDDVVALQKENAAGNLVGCVAFSPCTTDPTHPDLYWYGIHGVETLFTVMGPGCVSLQRTKVDGVDVVTGVWKDGRVGTFRGIRDGSKGYGVLAFGEKKNEYVPIRVSYEPMLVEVVKFFHTKKPPISPEETLEIMAFMTAADVSRDLDGKSVTLESVLNAK, from the coding sequence ATGAAGATCCTCCTTTCCGCCGCCATCGGTCTGGCGGTCGCTGCTGTGATGAGCGGCGGCGCCAATGCTGCTGAGACGATTCGCATTGGTCTGATCGGTCTCGATAGCTCGCACGCGATTGCGTTCTCGAAGTCGATCAACGCCGAGCCTTCGAAGCCGGAACTGGCCGGCGCCAAAATCGTCGCCGCGTTCCCCGGCGGAAGCCCCGACATTGCGGCCAGCACCGACCGGATCGAAGGATTTACGAAGCAGATCAGCGACATGGGAATCGAAATCGTTCCCTCGATCGAAGTGCTGCTGAAGAAAGTGGACGCCGTCGTGATCAACAGCGTCGACGGCCGCGTTCACCTGAAGCAGGTCAAACCGGTGTTTGAAGCGGGGATTCCGGTCTTCGTCGACAAGCCGATGACCGGCTCGCTGGCCGAAGCGAAGGAGTTGGTGGCGTTATCGAAGAAGACCGGCACGCCGTTCTTCTCCTGCTCTTGCTTGCGATATTGCGATGACGTCGTCGCGCTGCAAAAAGAGAACGCCGCCGGCAATCTGGTCGGTTGCGTCGCGTTCAGTCCTTGCACCACCGATCCGACCCACCCTGACCTTTACTGGTACGGGATTCACGGCGTCGAAACCTTGTTCACGGTGATGGGGCCCGGCTGCGTCAGCCTTCAACGTACGAAAGTGGATGGAGTCGACGTCGTGACCGGCGTCTGGAAAGATGGACGCGTCGGCACGTTCCGCGGCATTCGCGACGGCTCCAAAGGATACGGCGTGCTCGCCTTCGGCGAAAAAAAGAACGAGTACGTCCCGATCCGCGTTTCTTACGAACCGATGCTGGTCGAAGTGGTAAAATTCTTCCACACGAAGAAGCCGCCGATTTCGCCCGAAGAAACGCTCGAAATCATGGCCTTCATGACGGCGGCCGACGTCAGCCGCGACCTGGACGGGAAGAGCGTGACGCTGGAAAGCGTGCTGAACGCGAAGTAA
- a CDS encoding alpha/beta hydrolase family protein, with protein MNALTQPTLRAWRRSFLAVTMISALLRVTAAEEPSWVAQAVTPPPAAKIDDSQTLQTAAGAEIDSLDAWKEKRAAIAADWRKFLGAYAYPDLPLEIETLETERLEHCTRTLIRYQAEPGRRVRAYLLVPHQSTSKKMPAIVAFHGTNAKTFQKLVGLDAEPERHIGLRLVEQGFVVLCPENYLWEKESYLASTAAALKPHPESKGMAVMLADGVRAVDVLLAQKNVDPQRIGAYGHSLGAKETLYLMALDDRVCAGVASEGGIGMFSTNWEAPWYLGPVVKSDGFIRRHDDLIALIAPRPFLVLGGEQGPGCADGERSWPELLVGQRVAALYGEPVRIGLWNHHEGHKLSLDSGARVIAWLNAYVADKP; from the coding sequence ATGAATGCTTTAACGCAACCGACGCTTCGTGCCTGGCGCCGCAGCTTCCTGGCGGTGACGATGATTTCCGCCCTGCTGCGCGTTACCGCCGCTGAGGAGCCTTCCTGGGTCGCCCAGGCGGTTACGCCGCCCCCCGCCGCGAAGATCGACGACAGCCAAACGCTGCAGACCGCCGCCGGCGCCGAGATCGATTCGCTCGATGCCTGGAAAGAGAAGCGGGCCGCGATCGCAGCCGACTGGCGGAAGTTCCTTGGCGCCTACGCCTACCCCGACTTGCCGCTCGAAATCGAAACGCTGGAAACGGAGCGTCTCGAACATTGCACCCGCACTCTCATTCGCTACCAAGCCGAACCGGGACGTCGAGTCCGCGCCTACCTACTTGTTCCGCACCAATCGACCAGCAAAAAAATGCCGGCGATCGTGGCGTTTCATGGGACCAATGCGAAGACGTTTCAAAAGCTGGTTGGACTCGACGCCGAACCGGAGCGGCACATTGGGCTGCGACTCGTCGAACAAGGGTTCGTCGTTCTCTGCCCCGAAAACTATCTGTGGGAGAAAGAGTCGTACCTCGCTTCGACCGCGGCGGCGCTGAAGCCGCATCCCGAAAGCAAAGGGATGGCGGTGATGCTGGCCGACGGCGTTCGAGCGGTTGACGTTTTGCTGGCGCAGAAGAATGTCGATCCGCAGCGGATTGGCGCCTATGGGCATTCGCTTGGCGCTAAGGAAACGCTGTACCTCATGGCGCTCGACGATCGCGTTTGTGCCGGAGTCGCCAGCGAAGGTGGGATCGGGATGTTCTCGACCAACTGGGAAGCTCCCTGGTATCTCGGCCCGGTCGTCAAATCGGACGGTTTTATCCGGCGGCATGACGACTTGATAGCGCTAATCGCACCGCGGCCGTTTCTGGTTTTGGGAGGCGAACAAGGTCCCGGCTGCGCCGACGGTGAGCGAAGTTGGCCAGAACTACTGGTCGGCCAACGCGTCGCCGCACTCTACGGAGAGCCAGTGCGAATAGGGCTGTGGAATCATCACGAAGGGCACAAGCTTTCGTTGGATTCCGGCGCTCGGGTGATTGCCTGGCTGAACGCGTACGTGGCGGACAAACCGTAG
- a CDS encoding NRAMP family divalent metal transporter: MSEATIEKQSGISLLRVVKAIGPAIVVASVVLGPGSILSNSKVGAAYGYDMIWVLGLASVFMALTVFLAAVLGISYAETPFTEIANRLGRPVSIVIGVVFFLITSCFQFTNNLAIIDVVNIATESAGGGMLAKYGSLVAIVLVNLGLIWALYGSSAPYRFIEKLMMVMVGLMLLGFMVNLIFVQPSLPGVLGGMVPKLPEGGTSPENIVMLLGMFGTTFSIAGAFYQIYAVREKNWTRDDLANGIVDSIAGIAVLGGISFVIMITSATVLHGANLTNITDVAKQLEPLIGPQAKVMFCIGLSAGAFSSLLVNALIGGTALSDSLGLPASVKDGPVKAMTVAGLMIGMLVAIAINWLEMSNVQLIVFAQALTVIGVPLLAFAMLFLSLKLEPSKLKAAAIAIASASLLLALLLSGRMLMSLIQKLMAS, from the coding sequence ATGTCGGAAGCGACGATCGAAAAACAGAGCGGAATTTCTCTCCTGCGGGTCGTGAAGGCGATCGGACCGGCGATTGTCGTCGCGTCGGTTGTGCTCGGTCCCGGGAGCATTTTGTCGAACTCGAAAGTCGGCGCGGCTTACGGGTACGACATGATCTGGGTCTTGGGGCTCGCTTCGGTCTTCATGGCGCTGACCGTCTTTTTGGCGGCGGTCCTGGGCATCAGCTACGCCGAAACTCCGTTTACCGAAATCGCCAATCGACTGGGACGCCCTGTCTCGATCGTGATCGGCGTCGTCTTCTTTTTGATTACCAGTTGCTTTCAGTTCACCAATAACCTCGCGATTATCGACGTGGTGAACATCGCCACCGAGTCAGCCGGCGGTGGGATGCTGGCGAAATATGGATCGCTGGTCGCCATCGTGCTGGTCAATCTTGGGCTGATATGGGCCTTATACGGCAGCAGCGCCCCGTATCGGTTCATCGAAAAGCTGATGATGGTGATGGTCGGATTGATGCTGCTCGGGTTTATGGTGAACCTGATCTTCGTGCAGCCGTCGCTGCCTGGCGTGTTGGGGGGCATGGTGCCGAAGTTGCCGGAAGGGGGAACATCGCCTGAGAACATCGTGATGCTGCTCGGGATGTTCGGGACCACCTTCTCGATCGCCGGCGCCTTCTACCAGATTTACGCCGTTCGCGAAAAGAACTGGACTCGCGACGACTTGGCCAACGGCATCGTCGACTCGATCGCCGGGATCGCCGTACTGGGCGGGATCAGCTTCGTCATCATGATCACTTCCGCGACCGTTTTGCACGGCGCCAATCTGACCAACATTACCGATGTGGCGAAACAACTGGAGCCGCTGATCGGCCCGCAAGCGAAAGTGATGTTCTGCATCGGCTTGTCGGCCGGGGCGTTCAGTTCGCTGCTGGTCAATGCTTTGATCGGCGGTACGGCGCTCAGCGACAGCCTTGGGCTGCCGGCCAGCGTCAAAGATGGCCCGGTCAAAGCGATGACTGTCGCCGGGTTGATGATCGGCATGCTGGTCGCCATCGCAATCAACTGGCTCGAGATGTCGAACGTGCAGTTGATCGTCTTCGCCCAGGCGCTGACCGTGATCGGCGTGCCGCTGTTGGCGTTTGCGATGCTCTTTTTGTCGCTGAAACTGGAGCCCTCGAAGCTGAAAGCCGCCGCGATTGCGATCGCTTCCGCCTCGTTGTTGTTGGCGCTGCTGTTATCGGGCCGAATGCTGATGTCGCTGATTCAGAAGCTGATGGCTTCCTAG
- a CDS encoding LacI family DNA-binding transcriptional regulator: protein MVRRWLAGLGKSKCMAEEERKVRLVDIANKAGVSRAAVGHILNNSGVDSVRVSEATRQKVLKIAEELDYRPNRAAQRLRGMPTKIIGVVLDTVNRAVFSARLSAIEAEAHSRGYRLMIGQAHHDPDEIKSYLDDFADHGMDAILCMFDLMQDFRPKLKKIFRDRNNIILHSQPILKTQPCVRVETSSAIEQLVDHLADRGRKRVAIQLWSPTDQLMAIRCEAWKANVKRRKLATSESLIWTNPEATQKPSRDAIDDCIQKLVVKNKADAIIASNDEWAVRIMQGLHRHGYKVPEDLAVTGYDNLDIADVIEPGLTTIDQCHAAYAKATLDLVEESLQGEIPAAKRVRVIRPELVVREST from the coding sequence GTGGTCCGGCGCTGGCTGGCCGGCCTTGGCAAGTCGAAGTGCATGGCCGAAGAAGAACGAAAAGTTCGTCTAGTAGATATCGCCAATAAAGCTGGCGTCTCGCGCGCAGCGGTTGGACATATTCTGAACAACTCCGGGGTCGACAGCGTCCGCGTGTCGGAAGCGACGCGCCAAAAGGTGCTGAAGATCGCCGAGGAGCTCGATTATCGACCGAACCGAGCGGCCCAGCGGTTGCGCGGCATGCCGACCAAGATCATCGGCGTCGTGCTCGACACGGTGAACCGCGCGGTCTTCTCGGCTCGTCTCTCCGCGATCGAAGCCGAAGCGCACTCGCGCGGGTACCGCTTGATGATCGGTCAGGCCCATCACGACCCGGACGAAATCAAATCGTATCTCGACGACTTTGCGGATCACGGCATGGACGCGATCCTTTGCATGTTCGACTTGATGCAGGACTTCCGGCCGAAGTTGAAGAAGATCTTCCGCGATCGGAACAACATCATTCTCCACTCGCAGCCGATTTTGAAAACGCAGCCCTGCGTGCGCGTCGAAACTTCCTCGGCGATTGAGCAACTGGTCGATCACCTGGCCGACCGGGGACGCAAACGGGTCGCGATTCAACTTTGGTCTCCGACCGACCAATTGATGGCGATTCGCTGCGAGGCCTGGAAGGCGAACGTCAAACGTCGCAAGCTGGCGACCAGCGAGTCGCTGATCTGGACCAATCCCGAAGCGACCCAAAAGCCGTCGCGCGATGCGATCGACGACTGCATTCAGAAGCTGGTCGTGAAGAACAAAGCGGACGCCATCATCGCGTCGAACGACGAATGGGCGGTGCGCATCATGCAAGGCTTGCACCGCCATGGCTACAAGGTGCCGGAAGATTTGGCGGTGACCGGCTACGATAATCTCGACATCGCCGACGTGATCGAGCCGGGGCTGACGACGATCGATCAGTGTCACGCCGCCTACGCCAAAGCGACCCTCGACCTGGTCGAAGAGTCGCTGCAAGGAGAGATTCCCGCGGCGAAACGAGTCCGCGTGATTCGCCCCGAACTGGTCGTCCGCGAATCGACGTAG
- the treZ gene encoding malto-oligosyltrehalose trehalohydrolase, whose amino-acid sequence MRNYSFGAIVRQSGVDFSVWAPQRNQVELAIVNDKGEAQRFFSLERREDGFFFAHLGDIQPGALYMYRLDGAGQLYPDPASRFQPFGVHGPSQVIDSSAYDWKDHAWGGLPLEGQVLYELHLGTFTDEGTWAAAKEKLPYLKSVGVTAVEIMPVADFQGEFGWGYDGVYWYAPCRLYGSPDDFRDFVDAAHQIGIGVMLDVVYNHFGPTGNYWGAYSPYFPSVKHATDWGDALNYDGEHRGPVRRFVIENAAYWIREFHLDGLRFDATQTIFDDTSPHVLAETTTAAREAAGDRPIVVVAENDAQEICHVHSPDEGGYGMDGLWNDDFHHACRVAATGHREFYFADYVGTPQELVSAMRWGYLYQGQWNQRNKRKRGSAALGTPRKRFIHFLQNHDQVSNSASAMRTHALTSPGRFRALTALMLLGPQTPMLFMGQEFAASSPFYFFADHEVGIDQLARDGRLEFMRCFPRAAGYFKSHLPNDPIGREAFQRSKLKWEEVETNAQVVALHRDLLHLRKNDVTISQQDDVMLEGAVIGDEAFLLRWITPSGEDRLMLVNLGRDLPWDPVAEPLIAAPHGTQWSLLWSSEEPRYGGSGTALLDTQRWLIPGHTAVAMRPVER is encoded by the coding sequence GTGAGAAACTATTCCTTTGGGGCGATTGTTCGGCAGTCAGGCGTTGATTTCTCGGTCTGGGCGCCGCAGCGCAACCAGGTTGAGTTGGCGATCGTCAACGACAAGGGAGAAGCTCAGCGATTCTTTTCGCTCGAACGCCGCGAGGATGGTTTCTTTTTCGCGCACCTAGGCGACATCCAGCCCGGTGCGTTGTACATGTACCGGCTCGACGGGGCAGGGCAGCTCTATCCCGATCCCGCTTCGCGGTTTCAACCGTTCGGCGTGCATGGTCCTTCGCAAGTGATCGACTCGTCGGCGTACGACTGGAAAGATCACGCGTGGGGAGGATTGCCGCTGGAAGGTCAGGTCCTGTACGAACTCCATCTCGGCACGTTTACCGACGAAGGAACCTGGGCCGCGGCGAAAGAAAAGCTGCCGTACTTGAAGAGCGTCGGCGTGACCGCGGTGGAGATCATGCCGGTCGCCGACTTTCAGGGAGAATTCGGCTGGGGCTATGACGGCGTCTATTGGTACGCGCCTTGTCGGTTGTATGGCTCGCCTGACGACTTTCGCGACTTCGTCGATGCGGCCCATCAGATCGGCATCGGGGTAATGCTCGACGTCGTCTACAACCACTTCGGTCCGACCGGCAACTATTGGGGCGCCTATTCTCCTTACTTTCCGTCGGTCAAACATGCGACCGACTGGGGCGACGCGCTGAACTACGATGGGGAGCATCGCGGGCCGGTTCGGCGTTTTGTGATTGAAAACGCCGCCTATTGGATACGCGAGTTTCACCTCGACGGGCTCCGTTTCGATGCGACGCAGACGATTTTCGATGATACGAGCCCGCACGTTTTGGCCGAGACGACGACCGCCGCGCGAGAAGCGGCCGGCGATCGCCCGATTGTCGTCGTCGCCGAGAACGACGCCCAGGAGATTTGCCACGTCCATTCGCCGGACGAGGGCGGTTACGGCATGGATGGTCTCTGGAACGACGACTTCCATCACGCGTGTCGCGTCGCGGCGACCGGCCACCGCGAGTTTTACTTCGCCGACTATGTCGGGACGCCGCAAGAGTTGGTCTCGGCGATGCGGTGGGGCTATCTCTATCAGGGGCAATGGAACCAGCGCAACAAGCGTAAACGAGGCTCGGCCGCCCTCGGGACGCCGCGGAAACGCTTTATCCACTTCTTGCAAAACCACGATCAGGTTTCCAACTCGGCCAGTGCGATGCGAACGCACGCGCTCACCTCGCCGGGACGGTTTCGCGCACTCACGGCGTTGATGCTGCTTGGTCCGCAGACGCCGATGCTCTTCATGGGACAAGAGTTCGCCGCGTCGAGCCCGTTTTACTTTTTCGCCGACCATGAAGTCGGGATCGATCAGCTGGCGCGCGACGGGCGACTCGAGTTCATGCGCTGCTTTCCCCGCGCGGCTGGTTACTTCAAATCGCACCTGCCGAACGATCCGATCGGCCGCGAGGCGTTCCAGCGCTCGAAGTTGAAGTGGGAAGAAGTGGAGACCAACGCGCAGGTCGTCGCACTGCATCGCGATTTGCTCCACCTGCGGAAGAATGACGTGACGATCTCGCAGCAGGATGACGTGATGCTGGAAGGCGCCGTGATCGGCGACGAAGCGTTCTTGCTCCGCTGGATCACGCCGAGTGGTGAAGACCGGCTGATGCTGGTCAACCTGGGACGCGACTTGCCGTGGGATCCGGTCGCCGAACCGCTGATCGCTGCGCCGCATGGAACGCAGTGGTCGCTGCTATGGTCGAGCGAAGAGCCCCGCTACGGCGGATCAGGAACGGCGCTGTTGGATACGCAGCGGTGGTTGATACCGGGGCATACGGCGGTGGCGATGCGCCCGGTGGAGCGGTAG
- a CDS encoding DUF1559 domain-containing protein: MKRNHGFTLVELLVVIAIIGVLIALLLPAVQQAREAARRMQCSNNLKQLGLAFHNYHDTYGKFMPGGLTPNVTYPLGWVPRLFPFFEQGTRYDAMEALYPAYMMNRSPYRSHDQTNPIFGPVPSLSCPSSPLGDTASDHAVTSFFPNTQIQGALHYRGNGGSVDVDIVPATTSGRDPYVKSGIFYPESKVRFGDIVDGTTNTILLGESSSTKGWTTSQAQGFGGIKPWVWGYYRYSATEWLMIDHKMVQFPINYSGSFTNSNTPFTSYHPGGAMFANCDGSVVFLAETMNLDILKAMATRKNGEVVPGS, from the coding sequence ATGAAACGGAACCACGGATTTACGTTGGTAGAACTTTTGGTAGTGATCGCCATTATCGGCGTTTTGATTGCGCTCTTGTTGCCGGCGGTGCAGCAAGCCCGTGAAGCGGCTCGTCGCATGCAGTGCAGCAACAACCTGAAGCAACTTGGCCTGGCGTTCCACAACTATCACGATACGTACGGCAAGTTCATGCCAGGCGGTCTAACGCCCAACGTCACGTATCCGCTTGGTTGGGTTCCCCGCTTGTTTCCCTTCTTCGAGCAAGGGACGCGTTACGACGCGATGGAAGCGCTTTACCCGGCGTACATGATGAATCGCAGCCCTTACCGCAGCCATGATCAGACCAATCCGATTTTCGGTCCGGTTCCTTCGCTGTCGTGCCCGTCGTCGCCGCTTGGGGATACCGCGTCGGACCATGCGGTCACGTCCTTTTTTCCCAACACGCAGATTCAAGGCGCACTGCACTATCGCGGCAACGGCGGTTCGGTCGATGTGGACATCGTTCCGGCGACGACGTCGGGACGCGATCCCTACGTGAAGTCGGGTATTTTCTATCCGGAAAGCAAAGTTCGCTTTGGCGATATTGTGGACGGCACGACCAACACGATCTTGCTCGGCGAATCGTCCAGCACCAAGGGCTGGACCACTTCCCAGGCGCAAGGCTTCGGCGGCATCAAGCCGTGGGTCTGGGGCTACTATCGTTACAGCGCGACCGAATGGCTGATGATCGACCACAAGATGGTGCAGTTCCCGATCAACTACTCCGGTTCGTTCACCAACAGCAACACGCCGTTTACCAGCTATCATCCGGGCGGCGCAATGTTCGCCAACTGCGACGGCAGCGTCGTCTTCTTGGCGGAAACCATGAATCTTGACATTCTGAAAGCGATGGCGACGCGCAAGAACGGAGAGGTCGTTCCCGGGAGCTAA